Proteins from a genomic interval of Musa acuminata AAA Group cultivar baxijiao chromosome BXJ1-9, Cavendish_Baxijiao_AAA, whole genome shotgun sequence:
- the LOC103998214 gene encoding putative SWI/SNF-related matrix-associated actin-dependent regulator of chromatin subfamily A member 3-like 1, protein MDEQEEQQLWRRLIDDDDYDAAAAAASAYDSQEHPSDAVLVGFVIANIVGLRYYTGTISGREMVGLVREPLNPYDPNAIKVLNTRTVQVGHIERAAAAALAPLLDSCLVSVEAIVPKPPSKNRNPYRLPCQIHLFARPDAIPVVRAAVFEGGLQLIEYDDHEFGLSEAAIVQEENSKKSKSGKHGKSVDKIFALVGKGDEGKIAPLKPPKEVIVSELFEHQKEGLGWLVGRENSCDLPPFWEMRDGSYVNVLTNHQTSERPEPLKGGIFADDMGLGKTLTLLSLIATNKPGGFPSSSTSNLQGEDERINSSSGRKSRSGKTVVKSCKRRKLDGGEVQKSEALGLKTTLVVCPLSVLTSWITQLEEHTRPRSMKVYLYHGERTREPEELLKYDIVMTTYTTLSAEFGDPSSPMKETEWFRVILDEAHVIKNFGAQQTKAVIALKAERRWVVTGTPIQNSSFDLFSLMAFLRFQPFSIKSYWQNLVQRPLDQGSKSGLSRLQALVGTISLRRTKAAENGSKGLVGLPSKTIETCFVELSAEEREQYDRLESEAQNTIREYIDADTVLHNYSTVLHIILRLRQICNDVSLCPSDIKSFLPSNALEDVSRNPELLKKLASLVEDGDDFDCPVCLSPPLKTVITCCAHIFCQACILKTLKHLNASCPICRHPLSKTDLFVVPPTKSTNDDGSKTCLSNRPLSSKVSFLLKLLLASKEQNPSTKSVVFSQFRKMLILLQEPLKDAGFVILRLDGAMSTKRRAEVIKRFGKCGPGEPTVLLASLKAAGTGINLTAASRVYLMEPWWNPAVEEQAMDRVHRIGQKEEVKVVRLIVRGSIEERILKLQERKKKLASGAFGRKAAKEQKQVRLEDLRIMMHL, encoded by the exons ATGGATGAGCAGGAGGAACAGCAACTCTGGCGTCGATTAATCGACGACGACGACTAcgatgccgccgccgccgccgcctccgcctacGACTCCCAGGAGCATCCCTCCGACGCCGTCCTCGTCGGCTTCGTCATCGCCAACATCGTCGGCCTTCGTTATTATACCGGCACCATCAGCGGCCGCGAGATGGTCGGCCTCGTCCGCGAGCCCCTCAATCCCTACGACCCCAACGCTATCAAGGTCCTCAACACCCGCACCGTCCAGGTTGGCCACATCGAgcgcgctgctgccgccgctctcgCCCCGCTTCTCGACTCCTGCCTCgtctccgttgaggccatcgtcCCCAAGCCCCCCTCCAAGAACCGCAACCCTTACCGCCTTCCATGCCAGATCCACCTCTTTGCCCGCCCCGACGCGATCCCCGTCGTCCGTGCCGCCGTGTTCGAAGGAGGGCTTCAGCTCATCGAGTACGATGACCATGAGTTCGGCCTCTCGGAGGCCGCCATCGTACAGGAGGAGAATTCCAAGAAATCTAAGTCGGGGAAGCACGGGAAGAGCGTCGATAAGATCTTCGCTCTTGTCGGAAAGGGTGATGAGGGAAAAATTGCACCTTTGAAGCCACCGAAGGAGGTAATCGTGTCGGAACTGTTTGAGCACCAGAAGGAAGGACTGGGATGGTTGGTCGGGAGGGAGAATTCATGTGACCTGCCGCCGTTTTGGGAGATGCGAGATGGAAGTTATGTGAATGTGTTGACGAATCACCAGACTTCGGAGAGGCCGGAGCCGCTGAAAGGTGGGATCTTTGCTGATGATATGGGCTTGGGAAAGACCCTCACTCTGCTTTCTTTGATTGCCACTAACAAGCCTGGTGGATTTCCTAGTTCTTCCACCAGCAATCTGCAGGGAGAAGACGAAAGGATAAATTCTTCGAGTGGTAGAAAGTCAAGATCTGGTAAGACAGTCGTCAAATCATGTAAAAGACGTAAACTTGATGGCGGAGAAGTTCAGAAGAGCGAAGCTTTAGGACTGAAAACAACATTGGTTGTTTGTCCACTTTCTGTATTAACATCATGGATTACTCAACTGGAAGAACATACTAGGCCCAGGAGCATGAAGGTATATTTGTATCACGGAGAACGCACAAGGGAACCGGAGGAGCTTTTGAAATATGACATTGTTATGACAACCTATACCACTCTGTCTGCTGAGTTTGGTGATCCGAGCTCACCTATGAAGGAAACAGAGTGGTTTAGAGTCATTCTTGATGAAGCCCACGTGATTAAAAACTTTGGAGCTCAGCAGACAAAGGCTGTCATAGCTCTGAAGGCCGAGAGAAGGTGGGTGGTGACAGGGACGCCCATTCAGAACAGTTCGTTTGATTTGTTCTCACTTATGGCCTTCTTGAGATTTCAGCCATTTTCCATCAAGAGCTACTGGCAAAACTTGGTGCAACGCCCACTAGATCAGGGGTCTAAGAGTGGGTTATCACGTTTGCAG GCCCTAGTTGGAACTATATCTTTGCGGAggacaaaagctgcagaaaatggAAGTAAAGGTTTGGTAGGGCTGCCATCTAAAACTATTGAAACCTGTTTTGTGGAGCTCTCTGCTGAGGAAAGAGAACAGTATGATCGATTGGAATCAGAAGCTCAAAACACCATTAGGGAGTACATTGATGCAGACACTGTATTACACAATTATTCCACTGTGCTTCATATAATATTACGACTCCGGCAGATCTGCAATGATGTGTCATTGTGCCCTTCAGACATCAAATCATTCCTTCCATCTAATGCTCTTGAAG ATGTGTCTCGGAACCCAGAATTGCTTAAGAAATTGGCATCATTGGTAGAAGATGGAGATGATTTTGACTGTCCAGTTTGCCTCTCTCCACCTCTGAAGACAGTGATTACATGCTGTGCTCATATATTTTGTCAAGCCTGCATACTGAAAACCCTGAAACACCTTAATGCTTCATGTCCTATCTGTCGTCATCCCTTATCAAAAACAGACCTTTTTGTGGTCCCACCAACAAAATCTACCAATGATGATGGGTCAAAAACTTGCTTATCAAATAGACCATTATCTTCTAAAGTATCATTCTTGTTGAAACTTCTATTAGCATCCAAGGAGCAGAACCCTTCAACAAAGTCGGTTGTCTTCTCACAGTTCAGGAAGATGCTTATTTTGCTTCAAGAGCCACTTAAGGATGCTGGTTTTGTGATCTTGCGATTGGATGGCGCAATGAGCACGAAGAGGAGGGCTGAGGTGATAAAGAGATTTGGAAAATGTGGTCCCGGGGAACCGACAGTGTTGCTCGCCAGCCTTAAGGCTGCAGGCACAGGAATCAATCTCACAGCAGCATCTAGAGTTTACCTCATGGAGCCGTGGTGGAACCCAGCAGTCGAGGAGCAGGCAATGGACAGGGTGCACAGGATTGGGCAGAAGGAAGAGGTGAAGGTGGTGAGACTGATAGTAAGGGGCAGCATAGAGGAGAGGATTCTGAAGTtgcaggaaaggaagaagaaactaGCGAGCGGGGCCTTTGGGAGGAAAGCAGCAAAGGAACAAAAGCAAGTTCGTCTTGAAGACCTACGCATCATGATGCACCTGTGA